A stretch of DNA from Gimesia chilikensis:
GCAGGAAGCATCCGAGAGATAAATAATGGCGAAAAAGGCGTCATAATAAGTAGGATTATATGCAGCGTGTTAGCATTCAGGTGGAGCGGTTTTTCGGGGTGCTCAACACGCTGCATATGATCTATTGGACTGAACCGCAGGGGCGTTTTCGACTATGGGGATTGAATGCCCGCAGGGTGAAAACAGCGTTCTGTTTTCTCTGCGATTGCGGGCATAATTGTCCGACGGGATCGTTCGCTCAAGTGTCGAGGCAGGCCGCTGTGGCGGGTTGTAATTGCCAAGACGGTTGTGCGGGGCGTCCCGGAGGCGGAATCCGTCACCGGCGCAGACCCCGACCGGAACACTCTATAAAGGGAGATCAAAACGAGGGGCCGGTTCTCTTGCAGAAGACTCATGAGGTATCACAGACCTCCCAGAGTTCGGAAGCCGGAAGCGAGGCACGAACCAAATATGGAGCAGGAAGTCGCTCCCAGCGGGAGTGCAATTCCTGCGACCTCTGGAGCGCGGCCTGTCCGCAGGAGGGACAGATGGCAGACGATTCCCCGGGAACCGGAGACGCTGCCCGAGGACGTTTTTCGCTCAGAGGCCCCGCTCCTTCCAGCAGTCCGCGGCACAGCGCGATCTTCTCTGCCCGGAAGCGATTGGCCAGAAAGCCATAATGCCGAATCCGCATCAGCCCATCTGGAAGCACATGCTGCAGGAACCTGCGGAGAAACTCCGTGGCGGCGAGCGTCATGGTCCGCTTCCGACTGCCTTGGGCGTAGTCTTTATAGCGGAACGTGACCTGGCCGTCTGCGACGTTCAACAGCCGGCTGTTCGAGATCGCCACGCGGTGCGTGTAGCGTGCCAGGTATTTCAGTACCGACTCGGGGCCGCCGAAAGGCGGCCGGGCATACACGACCCATTCGGTCCGCACGGACTGGTTGAGAAGACGCTTGAAGCCCTGGGGATCGGCGACGGAAGCCAGCCGCCCGGGGAATTCCAGTTTTCCCGCGACATACGTCTGCTTGAGCAGGTCCAGAAACTTGCCGCGAAACAGCCGGCTGAGTACGCGCACGGGCAGGAAGAAATCGGCCCGTCCCGCGACCCAGCGTGTGCGGTCGGGCGCCAGTCCGCCGGAAGGGACCACGCAATGCAGGTGGGGATGCGGCATCAGGGTCTGTCCCCAGGTATGCAGCACGGCCAGAAACCCGATTTCCGCCCCCAGGTGCCTGGGATCGGCGGCGACTTCCAGCAGCGTCTGGCTGGCCGCGCGGAACAGCATCCCGTACATCAGCCGCGGGTTGGCAAGTGTCAGATCCACCAGCACGTTCGGCAGTGTGAACACCACGTGGAAGTAGGGCACGGGCAACAGTTCGGTCGCCCGGCGCTGCATCCACTGCGCACAGGCGGACCCCTGACACTTGGGGCAGTGGCGATTCCGGCAGGAATTGTAACTGATCTGTCGATGGTCGCAGGAGCGGCACGTTTCTACATGCCCGCCCAGGACCGCAGTCCGGCAGTTCTGCAACGCCCGCATGACGCGGCGCTGGGCAACGGACGTGGGATAGCGCTTCAGGTATTCCGCACCGTACTGCCGCACGACGTCAGCGAGTTCCCACCGGGGACGCGTCATGAGTCCTCCTGTGGCGTGTCTGGCTGGTCTTGCTCATGGAGCAGTTCCAGGGGACTGCGGGTGCCGCCGATCAGGTGCTTGGAAACGTGCGTGTAGATCGAGGTGGTCCGCAGGCTGGCATGGCCCAGGAGTTCCTGGATGACCCGCAGTTCCGTGCCGGCTTCGAGTAGATGCGTGGCGAAACTGTGACGCAGCATGTGTGGCGTGACGGCTTTGTCCAGGCCGGCCTCACTACAGGCGTCCCGGCAGACCCGTTGCACCGACCCCACAGCGATCGGCTTGATCCGTGAGGGACCGAGAAACAGCCAGTCGGCCGGACGGGCGGCCCACCAGTAGTGCCGCAGCGTTTGCAGCAACAG
This window harbors:
- a CDS encoding IS91 family transposase, coding for MTRPRWELADVVRQYGAEYLKRYPTSVAQRRVMRALQNCRTAVLGGHVETCRSCDHRQISYNSCRNRHCPKCQGSACAQWMQRRATELLPVPYFHVVFTLPNVLVDLTLANPRLMYGMLFRAASQTLLEVAADPRHLGAEIGFLAVLHTWGQTLMPHPHLHCVVPSGGLAPDRTRWVAGRADFFLPVRVLSRLFRGKFLDLLKQTYVAGKLEFPGRLASVADPQGFKRLLNQSVRTEWVVYARPPFGGPESVLKYLARYTHRVAISNSRLLNVADGQVTFRYKDYAQGSRKRTMTLAATEFLRRFLQHVLPDGLMRIRHYGFLANRFRAEKIALCRGLLEGAGPLSEKRPRAASPVPGESSAICPSCGQAALQRSQELHSRWERLPAPYLVRASLPASELWEVCDTS